CCATTTTGCTAATTTGCAATTGGTTTAGAGGTACTCTGTTTTCCCGACCCTTTGGCTTCCTGCTTGCCTTCACCCTGTGGAAACTAGGCTTTTCTGAGGGATTTTTATTGTCTTTGCTTCTTTCGCTCTCCATTAATTGTTCTTTGTTGACTGGATGGCCGATCCAATGGGTTCTCAGCTAAAAGAATTTCAATTCAAATGAGGATTCTATTTCACCCGGCCTACAAGTAACTGTTTGTTGGGGCAGCCTGGTGAATGGACACCATAACTTATCATGGTGAAACTCAGACTGCCCTAAATATTTCGATAGTGGCAACTATATGTTACTGATATGATTTTCCTGGTCGCTTGGATTTTTTTGGTTATTTTTTTGGTTTGATTTGGTTTTGAAGATGGCTACAATTGCAATACTCTTTTTCACGTGGTTATCAAAAGATAAAAAATCAAGACGGCATGAGATGATTCACATGGTAAAAAAGTGAAACTAGTGCTCTTATAAGAACCCTGCAGACGAGTATGTTACTAATTGTGGTCCTTGTACAAGTTCTGCCCCTTCTTGTTTAGGTTAATAATTTTGAGGATAGTATCACTCTTCTACGTAATCTACTTCCTTTCCTAGCGGAACTGGTGAAGTTTGTAGGCTTGTAGCTAGTTTGAGCTTTCCTTCCGTAGCTGTTGCTATGGATCAAGTTAGTTCTGTTTTCTGTTATCAAGTTGCACTGTTTTACTGTAAGGCCTATTTTGGATGGCTGATGCTTGGAGCTTTTTTATTGTGCAAGGAGGGGTAGGTTGTGGTCTTCTCTCGCTTTTGGTGAAGCAATTTTATGAGCAGTTAAGTCTATGCAGCAACATATTTGACTAAAATCTGGAATTTATGATTGCTGTGGAATGGAAAATAGATGTTGAAGTTGTTATGTAGTATTTTTTAAGTGGGAAGTATCTATTTTATCCAACGTGGCAGACTTTTTATGTGGGACTTTGTGACCAGTTTCTAGTTTTAGTTTTTGTTGGACCATAGTTATAGTTTGTTTATCTTTTGCTCTTGTGCAACATGATTTTGATTTCTGTGATTACTTTTTCTCTGGGCATATTCTAAAATCACATTGTTGGAGTTTATCAGATTGGTCCAGAACAGATTGAGGCGTTGTATCAGTATGCAAAATTCCAATTTGAATGTGGGAACTACTCTGGGGCAGCTGATTTTCTGTATCAGTACAGAGCCCTCTGCACCAACAGTGAAAGAAGTCTCAGTGCATTGTGGGGAAAGCTTGCAGCTGAAATATTAATGCAAAACTGGGACATTGCCCTTGAGGAACTTAACCGTTTGAAAGAGATAATTGATTCTAAGGCCTGTTTCTTTGTCAGAATTTGGTTGTTTTGTTTAGATCCTGTTGTTGTGTTGCATGTTTGCTGATGATCATTTTGTGCTGCAGGCTTTCCCATCGCCTTTGAATCAAGTGCAGTGTAGAATTTGGCTGATGCACTGGAGcttatttatcttttttaaCCATGACAACGGCAGGACTCAGATAATTGACCTGTTTAATCAGGACAAGTAAGTCTCTCATTCgtatttatttctttaattttggTAAGTCGATTTCCATCCCCCCCTTGTTGTGAAGGCCTGTTGCTAATAGAATATCACTTCTTTAGGCAACACACACTTTAGCATGAGAAGTGCTTCTTGCTCAGTCTTTTTGTTAGAAAAGTTTCTTGtcatttgttgttgttgtggtacTTGTGATTTTGCTTTGTACCTTTTGAGTTTGGTGCCTCAGTTTGTTGTTTGTGCCAGTAAATTTGGCAGACTTATCcttgaatcaaacaaaataaattatctTGCAGGTATCTTAACGCTATTCAAACAAATGCCCCCCATCTTTTGCGTTATCTAGCAACTGCATTCATTGTTAACAAGAGGAGGAGGCCGCAGTTCAAAGACTTTGTTAAGGTCATTCAGCAGGAGCAATGTTCTTACAAAGATCCCATCACTGAGTTTTTGGCATGTGTGTATGTCAATTATGACTTTGATATGGCACAACAAAAGTTGAGGGAATGTGAAGAAGTAAGAATCTTCTTCCTCTTTAGCTTCTTTTGCTCAATCCCCCTGTTAGCCGTGTAAGCTCCAGTCATACTATGGAGTGAACCGGACAtggtctttttattttttaatgccTGTGGCATTTCATAAATTTTGTTGTGATCTCAGATTTTTCTTCCCTGTAGATGTCATTAGGCAATGTCTCTATCCCATTTCCGAAGTAATTACTGATTTAGTGCTAGTGTTCAAAACTTCGAGTGCGCAAGTTCAATAAAGAAACAAAAGATTTCCCAAAATACTCCCTCTTCCCTGCTACACATCTGCAAATTGACTTTTGCCAAATGTTAAGCGTAAGTGTGTCTAATGAGTGGAATTTTAGTATGTTGGGAACAAAGATAATTTGGATTTGGTAAATATACATTCATTAATTAACTACAGGGGCAAGTTTTATTGTACCCCAAAATAGAAAGGCGGGAAAATACAACGGGCTAAAGGAGTATGAAACAGTGTCTGGTTGTCTAATCGGTGTCCTTTCTTTCTATTGTTTATCCATGAAAAGTAGTGGGAAATAACTAACAGATCATGATCACAAACATAAAATTTGTCATATTAGCTAGAGGGACAACTTCAACACAAGTTCTTATTTTGTTTCATGAGCATAGTGTGGGAGTACTAGTCTGGACTTGAGTTTTTGTGTCCCTCCATCGTAACTTGATAAAGAAGTTACAAAACATGGTACTAAAATTCCAGCATAATTTTGATTCTAACCTCTTTAGAGACTACTTTTCTTATTTTGTACTGCTTACACTTCTCATTTTCTGCACTGTTGTTTTTAGGTCATACTAAATGATCCATTTCTTGGAAAACGAGTTGAGGAAGGCAATTACACTACTGTCCCATTAAGGGATGAGTTTTTGGAAAATGCCCGGCTTTTCATGTGTGAAACCTATTGCAGGATACATCAGCGCATTGACATGCGgtatgtttttgttttatgaTTTTACCTGTCTTGTTTCAGGGAATAAAGATGCACTTCATTTTGAATTGTACTTTTATGGTAAATGACTGATATGGATCCCGTAGTTTTTTTCAATTACATGACTATGTGAAGGGATTATGGTGTTTCTCACTTGCTTGCCTCCCCTGTAATTTTGAAGAGTTTCTTAATGAGAGTCGTGGAGTATCGAGTGTCTGGTTGACTTCAAATATTGTTACTAACAAAGTTACAATACTTGGTGAAGTTTGTGTAATTTGGATGTGAATTGTCAAAGTGCTTGTCTGAAAATTTTGTCGAGTATCTTCTGTTAGCCCCTTTGCTTGTGCATTTTATGGAGTATATAGACTAACCATATTAAATGAAGTTGTAGGAAAGTATAAAATTTTAGATATTTATTTTTGACTAATTTGTATTTATCAGAGTCCTCGCTGAGAAATTGAATTTGAGTTATGAGGAAGCAGAGAGGTGGATTGTGACTCTCATACGCTCTTCTAAGCTTGATGCCAAGATCGACTCTAAATTGGGCACCATAGTGATGGAACCAAATTACCCTAATGTGTAAGAATAACATTTCCCTATTGTTTTAATGCCTTTCCCCTCGTTTCCCTTTCCTTTTGTGGAATGTAGCTTTGCAATATTAACTGTCTCTATTTCTTTTCCAGGTATGAGCAGCTCATTGATCACACGAAAGCGTTGTCAGGACGTACATACAAATTAGTGGGTCAACTTCTTGAGCAAGGACAAGCACAAACAGCAAGGTAGTTTTCAACTAGGAAGTTGCTGTGGGTGTTTAAGTTCGTGACTTTGTGTAGATGAGATCTCGTAACATCTGTCTTATTGATTTTGTTTTCGTATTAGCAACACCTGCTTAAATCAGAAATTTTGCGGGAAagttggctgattttgttatttttgaTCTCTTTTCGTAAAATGCATACTGCAGTTTTGCATGGAGCATGTCTTTtgtttattacggagtatgtaTTTATGCAGTTGATCACTCTGACTTGTGAGTTGTGACAGAAAAACATAGGATTTTAGAAGAGAAAAAAGGAAACCATAATTCATACTCGTACATTCACTACATTGTAGCTCGATGTTAACTTTTATACCTATGTTGCTGTTTGTTGCAAGGGGTTGCTGACTTCCACACTGATCTGGTTACACAGATCTGTTTTACTTTATGGTTGTATGTAAAATAATTGACGTGTGTCGTCCACGTAATGACATAATGTCTTAAGATGGCACATCAATTTATCACTGTAACTACAGGAGTTGTCGATGTTAAAGAGAACATGATTTCATTACTCCCTCTAAATAATGTTTTTCCATTCAGAATCTCGACACTATTCATAATGGAAGATAATCTTATGAGTTACTTTCAATGTATAAGAAAagacatagtcatgtgggatcttgtttgaTTTGTCTCAATGAGTATTTTGacaatatgaaaattttataatttttaataacacATAAATAGAGATATTAACGAGGTTGTGCATTGGCATATATGTCAAAGGGAAatgggaaaaacatttagattcgGGGGAGTATAATGGAAGGGTTTAAGCAAAACATAATGATTTTTCCATGTACAACATTTTAAGAGAAAGTACAATTTCAAGCTAGTTTTCCTTTGGAGAGTTATGAAAAATGATTTAATTCTTGTGTAAGTCAAATATTGATGTTCCATTGGTAAGCACTTTTAGCCACTT
This sequence is a window from Spinacia oleracea cultivar Varoflay chromosome 1, BTI_SOV_V1, whole genome shotgun sequence. Protein-coding genes within it:
- the LOC110805615 gene encoding eukaryotic translation initiation factor 3 subunit E-like, producing the protein MANYDLTPRIAPHLDRHLVFPLLEFLQEREMYSEAQLLKNKIELLSKTNMVDYAMDIHKSLYHTDDVPQEMVDRRVEVVARLKSLEEGAAPLVSFLQNEDKVQELRADKQYNLQMLNERYQIGPEQIEALYQYAKFQFECGNYSGAADFLYQYRALCTNSERSLSALWGKLAAEILMQNWDIALEELNRLKEIIDSKAFPSPLNQVQCRIWLMHWSLFIFFNHDNGRTQIIDLFNQDKYLNAIQTNAPHLLRYLATAFIVNKRRRPQFKDFVKVIQQEQCSYKDPITEFLACVYVNYDFDMAQQKLRECEEVILNDPFLGKRVEEGNYTTVPLRDEFLENARLFMCETYCRIHQRIDMRVLAEKLNLSYEEAERWIVTLIRSSKLDAKIDSKLGTIVMEPNYPNVYEQLIDHTKALSGRTYKLVGQLLEQGQAQTAR